The following are encoded in a window of Solidesulfovibrio magneticus RS-1 genomic DNA:
- a CDS encoding HEAT repeat domain-containing protein yields the protein MEDAMSSRSIVLKGMAAALNAGGRAVAFALDKTSGAVEGVCSVAGKLGELPGLGRKAAASGAGLFSRGKAREYDKQIREYEKQIKLRYVAIGKQSVHGQDPESTLEKESIQKLIADIREYEAEIERLKSQKNEASTSPRKARPQAERPAAAKAGAGRIEKTTVADLRAVIDRTAKKAVFDSPSQQATFRKIAEDLLDEELEIRMLAAAELGKSGMPAAVVALLAAARLDDPELTTEIINALINLGDARALDLFTEFAAHPAYRVRMACLRGLYKLGDEDTAAPMLIAALRDEHPEVRRTGVTFLGWKDYPDAVPALVQCLRDEDDSVRKGAVSALANLNDPNAVLPLIKLLGDNVLEIREKALEAVRGISGEDLAFDVTASGTTLEAAINETLNWWQRQRSGPDAAMARDAVQPDAGSSDAPEAAAQPEQEPAATVAAAAEEVEPAPFDTTIFGSPEMAQEKAPEQDADAAEPSLGMRYKWS from the coding sequence ATGGAAGACGCCATGAGCTCTCGCTCAATAGTGCTTAAAGGAATGGCGGCGGCGCTCAACGCCGGCGGACGGGCCGTGGCCTTTGCCCTGGACAAGACTTCCGGGGCGGTGGAGGGCGTCTGTTCGGTGGCCGGCAAGCTCGGCGAGCTGCCCGGGCTTGGCCGCAAGGCCGCGGCTTCGGGGGCGGGGCTTTTTTCCAGGGGCAAGGCCCGGGAGTATGACAAACAGATCCGCGAGTACGAAAAGCAGATCAAGCTGCGTTACGTAGCCATCGGCAAGCAAAGCGTGCATGGCCAGGATCCGGAAAGCACGCTGGAAAAGGAATCGATCCAGAAGTTGATCGCGGACATCCGGGAATACGAGGCCGAAATTGAGCGCCTCAAGAGCCAGAAAAACGAGGCTTCGACGTCGCCGCGCAAGGCCAGACCCCAGGCCGAGCGGCCGGCGGCCGCTAAGGCCGGGGCCGGACGCATCGAGAAAACCACCGTGGCCGACCTTCGGGCCGTGATCGACCGGACGGCCAAAAAAGCCGTCTTCGACAGCCCCTCCCAGCAGGCGACCTTCCGCAAGATCGCTGAGGATCTGCTGGACGAGGAATTGGAAATCAGAATGCTGGCGGCGGCCGAACTGGGCAAGTCCGGCATGCCGGCAGCGGTCGTGGCACTGCTGGCCGCGGCGCGGCTGGACGATCCAGAACTAACCACCGAGATCATCAACGCCTTGATCAACCTCGGCGACGCCCGGGCCCTGGACCTTTTCACCGAGTTCGCCGCCCACCCCGCCTATCGGGTGCGCATGGCCTGCCTGCGCGGCCTGTACAAGCTCGGCGACGAGGACACGGCGGCCCCCATGCTGATCGCCGCCCTTCGCGACGAACATCCGGAAGTGCGGCGCACCGGCGTCACCTTCCTTGGTTGGAAGGATTATCCCGACGCCGTACCGGCCCTGGTGCAGTGCCTGCGCGACGAGGACGACAGCGTGCGCAAGGGCGCGGTCTCGGCCCTGGCCAATCTCAACGACCCCAACGCCGTTCTGCCGCTGATCAAGCTCCTTGGCGACAACGTCCTGGAGATTCGCGAAAAGGCCCTGGAGGCCGTGCGCGGCATCTCCGGCGAGGATCTGGCCTTTGACGTGACCGCCTCCGGCACCACCCTGGAAGCAGCCATCAACGAAACGCTCAACTGGTGGCAGCGCCAGCGTTCCGGCCCGGACGCCGCCATGGCCCGGGACGCGGTCCAGCCCGACGCCGGGTCTTCGGATGCGCCCGAGGCAGCGGCGCAACCGGAACAGGAACCGGCCGCGACCGTTGCCGCCGCCGCCGAGGAAGTCGAGCCGGCTCCCTTTGACACCACGATCTTTGGCAGCCCGGAGATGGCCCAGGAGAAGGCGCCGGAACAGGACGCCGACGCTGCGGAGCCGTCGCTGGGCATGCGCTACAAGTGGAGTTAG
- a CDS encoding STAS domain-containing protein — translation MSVKVSFQETDAGQKVLTIALSGRFDIYTYEDFGKSYKDNLEPGVKIVLDMSGLEYLDSSALGMLLMMRERAGGASADITIVMCSPEVAKILSTVKFDKLFHMAS, via the coding sequence ATGTCTGTAAAAGTCAGCTTTCAAGAAACGGATGCCGGCCAGAAAGTTTTGACCATTGCCCTCTCCGGGCGCTTCGACATTTACACCTATGAAGACTTTGGTAAAAGCTATAAGGACAATCTTGAGCCGGGTGTCAAAATTGTCCTCGATATGTCAGGACTGGAGTATCTTGACAGCAGCGCCCTGGGCATGTTGCTCATGATGCGGGAAAGAGCCGGCGGAGCGTCAGCCGACATCACTATTGTCATGTGCTCGCCTGAAGTCGCAAAAATACTCAGCACGGTGAAATTCGACAAACTGTTTCACATGGCAAGCTGA